Proteins encoded together in one Musa acuminata AAA Group cultivar baxijiao chromosome BXJ3-6, Cavendish_Baxijiao_AAA, whole genome shotgun sequence window:
- the LOC135640167 gene encoding lecithin-cholesterol acyltransferase-like 1 translates to MAAGHELHPLVLVPGLSGNQLEARLTEEYRPPLPALQAPQAAGWFRIWMDRSLLLDSAAQRCFAYQLSLFYDPDADDFRNVPGVDTRVPFFGSTEGLRFLDPDRKDSSICMDTLVKSLEEIGYQDSLNLFGAPYDFRYSLAGGGHPSKVATQYLQDLRELVEQASKMNGDKPVIILTHSYGGLLTLHLLNRNPSWWRRKFIKHFIALSAPWGGIVAEMFTFISGDTLGMPLVDPLIIREQFRRTESNLWLLPFPKTFGNRPLVVTRERNYSATNMAEFLQAIGFEEGVKPYVSRILPLLEEMAAPGVPVTCIIGVGVDTPETFLYNGEGKFDDPPEVVSGDGDGLVNLASLLALESEWSDAPEQELKVIKIPNATHAGILTQEFAVTEIIRRVLDVNSVPA, encoded by the exons ATGGCGGCCGGTCATGAGCTCCACCCCCTCGTTTTGGTCCCCGGCCTGAGCGGAAACCAGCTCGAGGCCCGGCTGACGGAGGAGTACCGCCCGCCCCTGCCCGCCCTCCAAGCTCCGCAAGCCGCTGGCTGGTTCAGGATCTGGATGGACCGCTCCCTCCTCCTGGATTCCGCCGCCCAGCGATGCTTCGCCTACCAGCTGAGCCTCTTCTACGACCCCGACGCCGACGACTTCCGCAACGTGCCCGGCGTCGACACCCGCGTCCCCTTCTTCGGCTCCACGGAGGGGTTACGATTCCTCGATCCCGACCGCAA GGATTCTTCTATTTGCATGGATACCCTGGTGAAGTCCTTGGAAGAAATTGGGTACCAAGACAGCCTCAACCTTTTCGGAGCACCTTACGATTTCCGATACAGCCTCGCCGGCGGAGGTCATCCATCAAAGGTGGCTACTCAATACCTTCAAGATCTTAGAGAGCTAGTTGAGCAGGCCAGCAAGATGAACGGAGACAAACCTGTGATCATTTTAACACACAGCTATGGTGGATTGCTCACCCTTCATCTCCTTAATCGCAATCCTTCATGGTGGCGCCGAAAGTTCATCAAGCACTTCATAGCACTGTCCGCACCGTGGGGAGGCATCGTTGCGGAAATGTTCACGTTCATCAGTGGAGATACACTAGGGATGCCTTTGGTGGACCCCTTAATAATAAGAGAACAATTCAGGAGAACAGAAAGCAACCTTTGGCTTCTGCCTTTCCCTAAAACATTTGGAAACAGACCACTCGTCGTTACGAGAGAAAGGAACTACTCAGCAACCAACATGGCGGAATTCCTGCAAGCAATTGGGTTCGAAGAGGGCGTAAAACCTTATGTATCTCGTATATTGCCGTTGCTAGAGGAGATGGCGGCGCCGGGAGTTCCAGTGACTTGCATTATAGGGGTTGGGGTGGACACTCCTGAAACATTTCTCTACAATGGTGAAGGAAAGTTTGACGACCCTCCTGAGGTGGTTTCTGGTGATGGGGATGGGTTGGTGAATCTGGCTAGCTTATTGGCACTTGAATCAGAGTGGTCTGATGCTCCAGAACAAGAGCTCAAAGTCATCAAAATCCCAAATGCTACTCATGCCGGCATTCTCACCCAAGAATTTGCAGTAACAGAAATAATAAGACGAGTGTTGGATGTCAACTCTGTGCCTGCATGA